One genomic region from Mytilus trossulus isolate FHL-02 chromosome 9, PNRI_Mtr1.1.1.hap1, whole genome shotgun sequence encodes:
- the LOC134683117 gene encoding differentially expressed in FDCP 8 homolog isoform X2, producing the protein MEEDHFEINNSRPRSGSFSSWTNLSETGDEITINAELGLAEDHFSHPEGHFGLSNHEELEMAIENCKEMISEAQPHSDRMKNLVQKLIQLRLKLQELKEGPEPVSSDIKIVLGHKFTIQESRNAKHYCEKCNAMILGVIQTWLRCADCGYSCHEKCVNGIKRTCASLKVAENGIFCLSICPDRGLSAQNYRCAECRSHISFKSGFSEPRLCDYSGNYYCELCHWNDTMVIPSRVLHNWDFEPHKVCRASKQFLKLMTDKAVMRIQDVNPMLFNYVEELSEVKKLREELLIMKKYLLLCKNAMSEKFLLMLKGRQHFVENSDVYSMQDFLDIQSDKLLGDLATIHSAWAQHIKTDCELCRARGFICELCNDHTETLFPFDSVAIVCSQCSYVLHRHCFIKKGSQCPRCERKNKRKAT; encoded by the exons ATGGAAGAAGAtcattttgaaatcaataattCAAGGCCTCGTTCAG GATCTTTTTCATCATGGACCAATTTATCAGAGACAGGGGATGAAATCACTATAAATGCTGAACTTGGACTGGCCGAAGATCATTTCTCACATCCTgag GGACATTTTGGATTAAGTAATCATGAAGAATTAGAGATGGCTATAGAAAACTGTAAAGAAATGATCAGTGAAGCACAGCCTCACTCTGACAGAATGAAAAATCTGGTTCAGAAATTGATTCAGCTACGACTGAAGTTACAGGAGCTTAAG GAAGGACCAGAACCAGTATCCTCTGACATTAAGATAGTTCTTGGACACAAGTTTACAATCCAAGAAAGTCGTAATGCCAAACATTATTGTGAGAAATGTAATGCAATGATCCTAGGTGTAATTCAGACCTGGCTTAGATGTGCAG ATTGTGGTTACAGCTGCCACGAGAAATGTGTCAATGGCATCAAAAGAACTTGTGCAAGTTTAAAG GTTGCAGAAAATGGTATCTTTTGCTTGTCAATATGCCCAGATAGAGGTTTGTCAGCTCAGAACTACAGGTGTGCTGAATGTAGAAGTCACATTTCATTTA aaagTGGATTCAGTGAACCACGACTTTGTGATTACAGTGGGAACTATTATTGTGAACTTTGTCACTGGAATGATACCATGGTTATACCCTCTAGAGTTCTTCATAACTGGGACTTTGAACCACACAAG GTTTGTAGGGCTTCTAAACAGTTCCTTAAGTTGATGACAGACAAAGCTGTGATGAGAATCCAAGATGTCAATCCAATGTTGTTTAACTATGTGGAAGAATTGAGTGAGGTTAAG AAATTACGAGAAGAACTActgataatgaaaaaatatctattGCTTTGTAAGAATGCAATGAGTGAGAAATTTCTGTTGATGTTAAAGGGTAGACAACACTTTGTGGAAAATTCAGATGTGTATTCTATGCAGGATTTCCTTGATATTCAGTCGGATAAATTATTAGGAGATTTAGCTACAATCCACTCTGCCTGGGCtcaacatattaaaacagaTTGTGAG CTATGTCGAGCTCGAGGATTTATTTGTGAGTTGTGTAATGACCATACAGAAACCTTATTTCCATTTGATAGTGTAGCAATAGTGTGTTCTCAGTGTTCATATGTTTTACATAG gcACTGTTTTATCAAGAAGGGATCTCAGTGTCCACGATGTGaaaggaaaaacaaaagaaaagctACTTGA
- the LOC134683117 gene encoding differentially expressed in FDCP 8 homolog isoform X1: MNVSGEQFSAKVRTLSDLPGASKETTIDNTGSAGVIHRIENNTASIKFTGTVITGLSDEEISSEEEQDYSFREIGPVDEETLKKINEKFVPEHDDDIVKLEIDLKKRGLSDASKEDSIEKTIKTDKGESPSNFSQSRFNPFDRDLHMEEDHFEINNSRPRSGSFSSWTNLSETGDEITINAELGLAEDHFSHPEGHFGLSNHEELEMAIENCKEMISEAQPHSDRMKNLVQKLIQLRLKLQELKEGPEPVSSDIKIVLGHKFTIQESRNAKHYCEKCNAMILGVIQTWLRCADCGYSCHEKCVNGIKRTCASLKVAENGIFCLSICPDRGLSAQNYRCAECRSHISFKSGFSEPRLCDYSGNYYCELCHWNDTMVIPSRVLHNWDFEPHKVCRASKQFLKLMTDKAVMRIQDVNPMLFNYVEELSEVKKLREELLIMKKYLLLCKNAMSEKFLLMLKGRQHFVENSDVYSMQDFLDIQSDKLLGDLATIHSAWAQHIKTDCELCRARGFICELCNDHTETLFPFDSVAIVCSQCSYVLHRHCFIKKGSQCPRCERKNKRKAT; encoded by the exons ATGAATGTTTCAGGGGAACAATTTTCGGCCAAAGTAAGAACGTTATCAGACCTACCTGGAGCATCAAAAGAAACTACCATAGATAACACTGGTTCCGCAGGTGTCATTCACCGTATTGAAAATAATACAGCTTCCATTAAATTTACTGGTACTGTGATTACTGGTCTCTCAGACGAAGAAATTTCCTCTGAAGAAGAACAAGACTACTCCTTTAGAGAAATAGGACCTGTAGATGAAGAAACATTGAAGAAAATTAATGAGAAATTTGTTCCTGAACATGATGATGATATTGTGAAGTTAGAAATTGACTTAAAAAAGCGAGGTCTCAGTGACGCAAGTAAAGAGGACAGTATTGAAAAGACAATAAAAACTGATAAAGGGGAATCACCCAGTAACTTTAGTCAAAGTAGATTTAATCCTTTTGATAGAGACTTGCACATGGAAGAAGAtcattttgaaatcaataattCAAGGCCTCGTTCAG GATCTTTTTCATCATGGACCAATTTATCAGAGACAGGGGATGAAATCACTATAAATGCTGAACTTGGACTGGCCGAAGATCATTTCTCACATCCTgag GGACATTTTGGATTAAGTAATCATGAAGAATTAGAGATGGCTATAGAAAACTGTAAAGAAATGATCAGTGAAGCACAGCCTCACTCTGACAGAATGAAAAATCTGGTTCAGAAATTGATTCAGCTACGACTGAAGTTACAGGAGCTTAAG GAAGGACCAGAACCAGTATCCTCTGACATTAAGATAGTTCTTGGACACAAGTTTACAATCCAAGAAAGTCGTAATGCCAAACATTATTGTGAGAAATGTAATGCAATGATCCTAGGTGTAATTCAGACCTGGCTTAGATGTGCAG ATTGTGGTTACAGCTGCCACGAGAAATGTGTCAATGGCATCAAAAGAACTTGTGCAAGTTTAAAG GTTGCAGAAAATGGTATCTTTTGCTTGTCAATATGCCCAGATAGAGGTTTGTCAGCTCAGAACTACAGGTGTGCTGAATGTAGAAGTCACATTTCATTTA aaagTGGATTCAGTGAACCACGACTTTGTGATTACAGTGGGAACTATTATTGTGAACTTTGTCACTGGAATGATACCATGGTTATACCCTCTAGAGTTCTTCATAACTGGGACTTTGAACCACACAAG GTTTGTAGGGCTTCTAAACAGTTCCTTAAGTTGATGACAGACAAAGCTGTGATGAGAATCCAAGATGTCAATCCAATGTTGTTTAACTATGTGGAAGAATTGAGTGAGGTTAAG AAATTACGAGAAGAACTActgataatgaaaaaatatctattGCTTTGTAAGAATGCAATGAGTGAGAAATTTCTGTTGATGTTAAAGGGTAGACAACACTTTGTGGAAAATTCAGATGTGTATTCTATGCAGGATTTCCTTGATATTCAGTCGGATAAATTATTAGGAGATTTAGCTACAATCCACTCTGCCTGGGCtcaacatattaaaacagaTTGTGAG CTATGTCGAGCTCGAGGATTTATTTGTGAGTTGTGTAATGACCATACAGAAACCTTATTTCCATTTGATAGTGTAGCAATAGTGTGTTCTCAGTGTTCATATGTTTTACATAG gcACTGTTTTATCAAGAAGGGATCTCAGTGTCCACGATGTGaaaggaaaaacaaaagaaaagctACTTGA